The Candidatus Neptunochlamydia vexilliferae genome has a segment encoding these proteins:
- the fusA gene encoding elongation factor G has translation MANKRPPQDQLSNVRNIGIMAHIDAGKTTCTERILFYSGRVHRIGEVHEGAATMDWMEQEQERGITITSAATTVYWGDCKINIIDTPGHVDFTVEVERSLRVLDGAVAVFSAVDGVQPQSETVWRQAVRYNVPRIAFINKMDRVGADYFYCIDSMKEKLGANAIAVQCPIGAENDFLGMVDLVSMKAYVFKDETLGAEFETTDIPEDLKEKCAEMRTTLLDELATIDDSNEEFMMKVLEDPDSLDPDEIHAVIRKGVCTNKINPVLCGTAFKNKGVQPLLDAITKWMPSPLDRGTIKGMDADSEEELLLEPSDDSPLAALAFKVVTDPYVGRLTFVRVYSGVLEKGMNLINTTKGKKERVSRLLEMHSNQRKDRNEFFTGDIAAVIGLKNSATGDTLCGENNPLLLEKMEFPEPVISMAIEPKSKGDREKLSVALGSLSEEDPTFRVSTNEETGQTIISGMGELHLEILKDRMMREFKVEASVGKPQVSYKETITAPGKTDTKFVKQSGGRGQYAHVCLEIEPNETGKGNEVVSKIVGGVIPKEYIPACMKGIEEGLSNGVLAGYNLVDVKVSIVFGSFHEVDSNEMAFKICASMAIKDAAKNSKPIILEPIMKVVVTTPEEFLGDLIGDINRRRGKIMNQGNERGIAIIDCEVPLSEMFGYSTTIRSLSTGRASYTMEPSHFEKVPAKIQEEIMKK, from the coding sequence AGCTGCCACCACCGTCTACTGGGGCGATTGCAAAATTAACATCATCGACACTCCCGGACACGTTGATTTCACCGTAGAAGTGGAGCGTTCCCTCCGCGTTCTCGATGGAGCGGTTGCTGTCTTTAGTGCTGTCGACGGCGTTCAACCCCAATCGGAAACGGTCTGGCGTCAAGCTGTCCGTTACAACGTTCCCAGAATCGCCTTCATCAACAAAATGGACCGCGTCGGAGCCGACTATTTCTACTGCATCGACAGCATGAAAGAAAAGCTCGGGGCAAATGCGATCGCTGTCCAGTGTCCGATCGGAGCCGAAAACGACTTCCTCGGAATGGTCGACCTTGTCTCGATGAAAGCTTACGTCTTTAAAGATGAAACCCTCGGCGCAGAATTTGAAACCACCGACATCCCCGAAGATCTTAAAGAGAAATGTGCAGAAATGCGGACAACACTTCTCGATGAACTTGCGACTATCGATGACTCGAATGAAGAGTTCATGATGAAGGTCCTCGAAGACCCAGACTCCCTTGACCCTGATGAGATTCATGCCGTCATCCGTAAAGGGGTTTGCACCAATAAAATTAACCCTGTCCTGTGTGGAACAGCTTTCAAGAACAAAGGGGTCCAACCCCTTCTTGATGCGATCACCAAATGGATGCCCTCACCTCTTGATCGAGGAACGATTAAAGGGATGGATGCCGACTCTGAAGAAGAGCTTCTCCTGGAACCTTCTGACGATAGTCCCCTTGCCGCCCTTGCCTTTAAAGTCGTGACCGACCCTTATGTCGGAAGGCTGACCTTCGTCCGTGTCTACTCCGGAGTCCTTGAAAAAGGGATGAATCTGATCAACACCACCAAAGGGAAAAAAGAGCGGGTTTCTCGTCTTCTCGAAATGCACTCCAACCAACGAAAAGATCGGAATGAGTTCTTTACCGGAGATATCGCAGCCGTTATCGGACTTAAAAACTCTGCAACAGGAGATACCCTGTGTGGTGAGAATAATCCCCTTCTCCTCGAGAAGATGGAATTCCCCGAACCTGTGATTTCGATGGCCATCGAGCCTAAGTCTAAGGGAGACCGAGAAAAACTCTCTGTTGCTCTAGGTTCTCTTTCAGAAGAAGACCCCACCTTCCGCGTCAGCACTAATGAAGAGACAGGACAAACCATCATCTCAGGAATGGGAGAGCTCCACCTCGAGATCCTTAAAGATCGGATGATGCGCGAATTTAAAGTCGAAGCGAGTGTGGGTAAACCACAAGTCTCTTACAAAGAAACCATCACCGCTCCAGGCAAAACCGATACCAAGTTTGTCAAGCAATCAGGTGGACGGGGACAATATGCCCACGTTTGTCTGGAGATTGAGCCCAATGAAACAGGGAAAGGAAATGAAGTCGTCAGCAAGATTGTTGGCGGTGTCATTCCGAAAGAATACATCCCCGCCTGTATGAAAGGGATCGAAGAGGGACTTTCCAATGGAGTCCTTGCAGGATATAACCTTGTTGACGTCAAAGTCTCGATTGTCTTTGGATCATTCCACGAGGTCGATTCGAACGAGATGGCCTTTAAGATTTGTGCTTCGATGGCGATTAAAGACGCTGCAAAAAACAGTAAGCCGATCATCCTCGAACCGATCATGAAGGTCGTTGTCACCACTCCTGAAGAGTTCTTAGGAGACCTTATCGGTGACATCAACCGACGGCGTGGAAAGATCATGAACCAAGGAAACGAACGGGGGATCGCGATCATCGACTGTGAAGTTCCCTTGAGTGAAATGTTCGGTTACTCGACAACGATCCGCTCTCTCAGTACAGGGCGCGCCAGCTATACCATGGAACCCAGCCACTTCGAAAAGGTTCCTGCAAAAATTCAAGAAGAAATCATGAAGAAATAG
- the rpsJ gene encoding 30S ribosomal protein S10, with protein MSKETKAKVKEPARKKIRIRLKGYDQRVLDRSTADIVETAKRTGARIVGPIPLPTKREIYTVLRSPHVDRKSREQFEIRTHIRLLDIHNPTIDTIDKLKVLPVAAGIDIKIRA; from the coding sequence ATGTCAAAAGAAACCAAAGCTAAAGTCAAAGAACCCGCAAGAAAAAAGATACGGATCCGCCTTAAGGGATACGACCAACGGGTCCTCGACCGCTCGACCGCCGACATCGTTGAAACGGCCAAGAGAACAGGTGCCCGCATCGTCGGCCCTATCCCTCTTCCTACCAAGCGGGAGATCTACACCGTTCTCCGCTCTCCTCACGTTGACCGAAAGTCACGCGAGCAGTTCGAGATCCGGACCCACATCCGCCTGCTTGATATCCACAACCCAACCATCGACACGATCGATAAGCTCAAGGTCCTTCCGGTTGCCGCTGGAATCGACATTAAAATTAGGGCCTAA